The sequence TGTTCGCGGGTAATGAACTGCCGTTCATAAAAACGGGTGCAATATTCAAGGAATAATTCAATATTAGAGGCTATGAGTTTTTTACTGTGGTTATCAATTGGGCGTTGTAGTTCGTATTCAATTTTGGCAAAACAGTCCAGCACGATCTGTCGTTCTTTTTCAGACAGGTGTAGTGCCTCTCTGGTCTGGTAGCCAAAGAAGCCGTAATCATTGATATGTTTACCAAGGATTGTGCCCAGTAAGAAGTCGGAATGAAATACCAATGCATTGCCTTTGGGTTGGTAGGTTTCCCCATTGCTATTGATGCCAGCTACCTGTCCCGGCGCCAGGAATACCAACGTTCCCTCCTGATAATCGTAGGTATGACGTCCATACACCATGTCCCCGCATTTCAAATCCTTGAGAAAGACGGTATAGAATCCAAAGTACATACACCTTCCCTGCCGTGGACTGGCTTTGGAAAGGTCCACCACACTTACGAGCGGATGCAGGGTTTCATTGTTGTTAAAGGCATTGTATTCGCCAATTGTATTAAATCGCAACATATTGTCCATAATACCACTGTTGTTCTTCTCTAAAATTACGGCATATTTTAACCATTTGTTGTTGTCGGGTGCCTGATCTGTAATCAAGGTAAAAAGTGCAGTAATTCAGGTAAGTATCCAGACCCCAATAAGCGTGACATTTGTTTGGCGATGTAGTTAGGTGGAGGTAGCGGACTTTACAGCTGAGTTTATAAGATAGGTTCAGATTGATCAAAGAGGCAGAAAATCCCGGAATAGCTTATAAGTTCAACACAAAATAAAAATAGTATATGCAGAAGATGATTCTAAATAATGGTGTAGAAATGCCCGTGCTGGGCTTTGGCGTATTTCAGGTAACTGATATGGCAGAGTGTGAAAGGAGTGTAATGGATGCCATCGCCACCGGCTACCGGTTAGTTGATACAGCGGCCTCTTATGGCAATGAAGAAGCAGTAGGCCGCGCGATTAAAAAGTGTGGTGTAGCCCGCGATCAGCTTTTTATTACGACCAAACTTTGGATCCAGTCAAATGGATATGAAGATACTAAAAAGGCATTTGAAGAATCGCTTAAACGCCTGCAACTTGATTACCTGGATTTGTACCTGATCCACCAGCCTTACGGAGATGTGTATGGTGAATGGCGTGCTATGCAGGACCTCTATAGGGAAGGCCGGGTAAGGGCAATCGGTGTTAGCAATTTTTATCCTGACCGGCTAATTGACCTGATTATTCATAACGATATAGTACCAGCGGTTAATCAGGTAGAAACGCATCCTTTCCATCAGCAAAATGAAGCGCAGGGATTCATGGCAGAACAAAATGTACAAATCGAATCCTGGGGGCCGTTTGCAGAAGGCAAGAATAATATCTTCAAAAATGAACTTCTGGCTTCCATTGGTGCAAAATATAATAAATCCGTAGCACAGGTGATACTGCGCTGGCTAACGCAACGGTGGGTAGTGGCTATACCAAAGTCTGTACGTAAAGAACGCATGGAAGAGAATTTTAGCATTTTCGATTTTGAACTGAGTACGGCTGATTTAGATGCTATCAAGACGTTGGATACTGCTACCTCTTCA is a genomic window of Chitinophaga sp. LS1 containing:
- a CDS encoding helix-turn-helix domain-containing protein codes for the protein MITDQAPDNNKWLKYAVILEKNNSGIMDNMLRFNTIGEYNAFNNNETLHPLVSVVDLSKASPRQGRCMYFGFYTVFLKDLKCGDMVYGRHTYDYQEGTLVFLAPGQVAGINSNGETYQPKGNALVFHSDFLLGTILGKHINDYGFFGYQTREALHLSEKERQIVLDCFAKIEYELQRPIDNHSKKLIASNIELFLEYCTRFYERQFITREHVHRGILSQFEQILNDYFISDKTFTIGLPSVAYFAGELNLSPNYFGDLVKKETGRSAQDYIQSKIIAVAKEKIFDPSKSLSQVAAELGFKYQAHFTRLFKQKIGCTPQEFRAAN
- a CDS encoding aldo/keto reductase, giving the protein MQKMILNNGVEMPVLGFGVFQVTDMAECERSVMDAIATGYRLVDTAASYGNEEAVGRAIKKCGVARDQLFITTKLWIQSNGYEDTKKAFEESLKRLQLDYLDLYLIHQPYGDVYGEWRAMQDLYREGRVRAIGVSNFYPDRLIDLIIHNDIVPAVNQVETHPFHQQNEAQGFMAEQNVQIESWGPFAEGKNNIFKNELLASIGAKYNKSVAQVILRWLTQRWVVAIPKSVRKERMEENFSIFDFELSTADLDAIKTLDTATSSFFDHRDPAMVKWLGNRKLND